Proteins found in one Falco cherrug isolate bFalChe1 chromosome 17 unlocalized genomic scaffold, bFalChe1.pri SUPER_17_unloc_1, whole genome shotgun sequence genomic segment:
- the LOC129734813 gene encoding E3 ubiquitin-protein ligase RBBP6-like has protein sequence MSCVHYKFSSRLNSDVVTFHGPHISLRDLRRQIMGRERLKATHCDLQVTNAQTMEEYTDDNALIPRHSSVTVRRVPVRGVKATGKTDLGCC, from the exons ATGTCGTGTGTCCACTACAagttctcctccaggctgaactccGATGTGGTCACCTTTCACGGCCCCCACATCTCCCTGCGCGACCTCAGGCGCCAGATCATGGGCCGCGAGAGGCTGAAGGCGACCCACTGCGACCTGCAGGTCACCAACGCCCAGACCATGGAAG aatacaCAGATGACAATGCCCTGATTCCAAGGCACTCATCGGTAACTGTTAGGAGAGTCCCTGTTAGAGGAGTTAAAGCTACCGGCAAGACAGACCTTGG ctgctgttaa